A stretch of DNA from Papio anubis isolate 15944 chromosome 4, Panubis1.0, whole genome shotgun sequence:
AAGACAAACAACCCAGTAACAAatagcaaaggatctgaacagatacGTTGCagagaagatgtacaaatggccaatgagcacatgaaaatgggcacggtggctcatacctgttatcccagcactttgggaggctgaggtgggcagatcatgaggtcaggagttcgagaccagcctggccaacgtagtgaaaccccatctctactaaaaatacaaaaaattagccgggcacggttgtgcatgcttgtagtcccagctactcgggaggttgaggtagaagaatctcttgaacccaggaggcggaacttgtggtgagctgagactgagccattgcactccagtccaggtgacagagtgagactttgtctcaaaaaaaaaaaaaaaaattctaaacctTACTAATTATAAGGTAAATGTGAATTAAATCCATAAATTACGCACCCACTAGAGTGGctaaaatagaaaagatagaTAATCCAAAAGCCAGCTTtactgttggtgaggatatggaatTCTTAGAACCCTCACACATTATTGACAAGAATGTAAAGTAGTATAGTCACTTTAGAAAACTGacattttcttataaagttaagcACATATCTATTATACAAcctagtaattccactcctacatatttacccaagataaatgaaaatgtatgttcacaaaaagacttgtacatgaatgcttatagcaactttattcctaatagcccagactagaaacaacccaagtgttcatcaacaagtgaatagataaacaaatcaTGTTTATGAGCAGCATTATAGAATACCATtcggcaataaaaaggaatgaactactgatacaccAACATTATGAACGAATCTTAAAAACATTGTGCCAAGCAGAAGAAACATATGTACCATACAtactgtatgtttccatttatcaGAAATGCTAAAGTAGGTAGGCAAATctaattcacagagacagaacaCAGATCAGTGGTAGCTGGGAGAGGGAGGGCGAGGGTGGAGGGAAACTGCAAAGAAACAAGAGGAAATTCTGTGGTGTTGAAAATATTCTCTCACTTGTGATATGCTTATGGCATGGTTGCATGGAtggatacatttgtcaaaacttactgaattttacacttaataggtgcattttatttataaaacatacataatatacatatttgtatacaatatacataatttatacatatgtgtattatataatttacatacatgcaaattataccttaatacagttgattttttttttttttttaaaaggaggccCCATTGGGTGAAAATGAATGTTTATCGACACGTGCCTCCACAGCCCACATCATCCTCTCACCATTTgccttgaaaaagaaggaagtctAGGCAGGGAGAGCTCAGAGCTTAAGGTTTCTCTTGCTCAGGAAGCCAAGGTCTCACCTGGGCTAGGTAGTAGCCATTGGCTGAACGAAGCTGCACAGTGGGGCTCTCACTGTCACATTCAAACTGGAACAAGGACATTGGGGTTAAGCGCTCAGAAGCAGCACGCACCTCATCATCTGCAGAGGAAGCGCATATCAGTAAAAGCCTCACCCTCAGTCTCGGCCCCTTCTCCATGTTTTATGACCAGGGCTTCTgtccctcctctttcccttctcaACCTTCATCACTTTCTGTTGGACCATGGTAGGTCTGCAGACGACCCAGGCAACTTTCCCCTAAATCCCATACCCATGCTTTTCTGTCCTTCTCGACGGCACAAAAGATCCCCTTGGGACCCCAGGATCTTCCTTATTAGCAGACTCAAAAATCTATGCTGATCCCAAACACGTTTTCCTCTTTTCAACAGCCAGCCCTTCCTCTCTCCATCGCTGTGTTGGGCCCAGCACTTACCGTAGATGACTGAAATGAACCGCCGAGTCTTTGACCTGAGTCTCACCCAGGTTGGGCAGTGCTGTAGGATGAACCACTCCTCACCCCTCACGGGGTTGCAGCCCAGGCCCAAGAGCAGATGCGTGCCCTGTGGATATAACATGCCTCCTTCTCCATCACACAGTGCCACAAGCCCTCCAGGCCGCACTTGCATGTGAAAAGCTGTCTGTGATGAGGGTTGGGAGAACAGCCGGTCTACATGGGACAAAAAGTGGTGTGTAGAGGTCTCCAGGTGGTAGCATCCATCTCGAAAATGCAACAGGAAGCCACACTCCTCCAGGCAGGGAACTGCTGCATCCACCCAGATGCGGCCCATAGTGGGGTCAGCCCGGGCATAGCAGCGGTGGATGGGGCTGTAGAGGATCACGTGGACATGGAGGGCTGGTCGGGGGGTCCACATGTGGTAAGCTGAGAGGACCCGGGAAGTGCAAAACACGTCCTTGCCATTGGACTCCAGATAACGACCAGAAATTAGGCACTGGAGGGTCCACTTGCTGTTCCGGTGGAAACGCAATAGAAAGCACCCATGGTGGCTGGTCCTTGGGCGGCCATAACACATAGTGCCATCACACTCACACAGCAGGTAGAGGCCCTGCACACTCTTTAGTCGTACCACGGCCTGTGTCTCATGCTCATTGCTCACCAGGATCTCCCAGGTCTGGAGgcatcaggaggcagaggagggaaatCAGTGTCACTAAGTTACCAGACCAAGGATCCCTGCAACTGTCATGGCTGGCATCATCCTGGCACCTTCATCAGCACCAACCACCTGCCCTTCCACATCAGCCCTGGTATCTCCTTGCTGTCAGCTCTTCCACTTTCCCACTCTCCCCTCATCAAAAGATCTCTGGGCCCTTCCACCCCTGCAGCCAGATGGCAAGATCCAAAGATAAGTTCTTGATGTCCACCTCCTTCAGCTAACAAAAGGTAAACCTCCCTCCTTTCTTAATCCCGCTCTTcaatatctaatttttaaagaaatgctttgGTATAAgtcttacttttttcttcctcactgTTGTCCACAGAGAGCACCCTTAGCCAATAACTCCATCCCCAAAGGTTGCCTTCCAGCATAGCAAGACAGAAGCAAAAGCTCTTATAGGCAGGCCGTGGCTCCAGGGATGAAGATGGGAGCACGAACAGTTCAGATGCAACTGCCTGGTTCAGCTGTGATCAACCTTGTTATAAAAGGAAGAACTTCTCCCCTGCCTCACTCTGGCACCCATCCCAGAGGTGCCTACATTCCTCTCTAGAATGAAGACCAACACTGCTAGGGCTTCTGGAGTTCCCCTTTCTCAAACCACAACCAGAACAGAAACATAGGCTTTGCAATAACTCCACTGGTCCAACTTCCCCTGGATGCCCACAATTCTGCTTTCCCACCTGGGCTCTCCACTTCTCTTCTTTATGACACAACCACCCTGTGCTGGGATGGGGAATAGGGGACAGTTAGAGCAGGACAAGGCAGCGAGGGCAAGGCTGAGGCTTCTTTTTGTGGAATAAGTTGAGAGGTGGGAGATGGGGCAATGGGGTCTGTGAACAAAAGCCTGGAGTAGAAAAGTCTCAGGGCTGGCAATGGCAGAACCTAGGAAAGTGATTAGGTTGAGAGTACATCCCACTTTCATATACAGGCaagtgcatacacacacacacacacacacacacagagcttggCCACTCAGAAAACTGGTTCCAGTATAGGTTTGCTTTGTCACCTGTCTCCTGCCCAAACTCTTCGCAGTTGCAGTGACTGTATTCTTGCATGCCTCAAAGGTGAGGTAAGTTCCTGCCCAGCTGATGAGCCCAACCCTTAGGTCCTCAGCCTTGGGATGTCTGTGTATCCACTCCATCTCATCCATGGGGCCGACACCACAGGTGATGACTCCGTCTGGCCCAGCCCTCCCCCCCGTAGTGAGGTTCCACAGGCCATAGGGCCTGTAGTACCCACCAGATGTTCCCAGAGAGAACTTCCCAGGCAGAGGCTGGCCTGGGGCCCAGCACCTCTGTGACCCGGGAGCATTGTGACTGTGAGGGCAGCCTCTTATCCCACTGTAGTGGGGAAAGGGCCCTTGCCCAGCAGCATTAATCCATGGCCTAGAGGAGGCGGGTCCAGAGCCTCCGGTGTTTGCCTTCCTATTCCCCTCTGGGCACCGAGGTAGGCTGAGCTGAGACCAGGATCTGGAACTTCAACCTGTGAATTTAGGCAAGTTTTCCCCTTTCTTTACCTCTGTTTCTCATTCTAATAACAGGATAGAAATCAACCTCTTTCCTCCCAAGGAAGTGGGTTCTGCCTGGCTCCCTTGCAGCTCAGGTATTTTGTTAAGTAAAAGATATCCAAGAAAAATCTATCAACTTTTATGGCCTTTAAGAGGATGAGGTCAAA
This window harbors:
- the FSCN3 gene encoding fascin-3 isoform X1; this encodes MDEMEWIHRHPKAEDLRVGLISWAGTYLTFEACKNTVTATAKSLGRRQTWEILVSNEHETQAVVRLKSVQGLYLLCECDGTMCYGRPRTSHHGCFLLRFHRNSKWTLQCLISGRYLESNGKDVFCTSRVLSAYHMWTPRPALHVHVILYSPIHRCYARADPTMGRIWVDAAVPCLEECGFLLHFRDGCYHLETSTHHFLSHVDRLFSQPSSQTAFHMQVRPGGLVALCDGEGGMLYPQGTHLLLGLGCNPVRGEEWFILQHCPTWVRLRSKTRRFISVIYDDEVRAASERLTPMSLFQFECDSESPTVQLRSANGYYLAQRRHRAVMADGHPLESDTFFRMHWNCGRIILQSCRGRFLGIAPNGLLMANATLPGPNEEFGILFANRPFLVLRGRYGYVGSSSGHDLIQCNQDQPDRIHLLPCRQGIYHFQGGILLVNNFLWYLSPLGQVCPQLLYRASGEQLTHRTGPQWLLHASRPKRHPVGRQRRHYQRVYLGILGQWDVTYQNPNPPRKTTTLNGTGTPESRSKRRISVTTLPTQFSKTPVLCNNTSQQATPKILVCI
- the FSCN3 gene encoding fascin-3, whose amino-acid sequence is MDEMEWIHRHPKAEDLRVGLISWAGTYLTFEACKNTVTATAKSLGRRQTWEILVSNEHETQAVVRLKSVQGLYLLCECDGTMCYGRPRTSHHGCFLLRFHRNSKWTLQCLISGRYLESNGKDVFCTSRVLSAYHMWTPRPALHVHVILYSPIHRCYARADPTMGRIWVDAAVPCLEECGFLLHFRDGCYHLETSTHHFLSHVDRLFSQPSSQTAFHMQVRPGGLVALCDGEGGMLYPQGTHLLLGLGCNPVRGEEWFILQHCPTWVRLRSKTRRFISVIYDDEVRAASERLTPMSLFQFECDSESPTVQLRSANGYYLAQRRHRAVMADGHPLESDTFFRMHWNCGRIILQSCRGRFLGIAPNGLLMANATLPGPNEEFGILFANRPFLVLRGRYGYVGSSSGHDLIQCNQDQPDRIHLLPCRQGIYHFQAQGGSFWSITSFGTFRPWGKFALNFCIELQGSNLLTVLAPNGFYMRADQSGTLLADSEDITKECIWEF